GCCATGTTGGCTTTAGCGTTAATTTTTGCCCCTATCACTGCAAGTTATGCATTAAAAGTGGCAGTAGAGTAGTCAGTTTGGATGTCAGATAACAAACAGATTGTTTATATGGATTAGCATTGAAAGTATTGTAACTGTATGAATTTATTTAAATATGCATCACCACAAACGTTTTACCCATTGGCTGGTAAGCTGATTCCGTGGCTGGCAATGCTGGCGACTGTTTTTATACTCTATGGTTTGTATATTGGCTTGCTGGTTGCGCCAACCGATTTTCAACAAGGTGATTCTTATCGCATTATCTATGTACACGTACCCGCCGCTTGGTTTTCTATGTTTTTATATATAGTGATGGCTGGCTATGCCATTTTAGGTTTAACGCTTAATGCTAAACTGTCATATATGATGGCAAAAAGCATAGCGCCAACTGGTGCAATGTTTACATTTGTTGCGCTTATTACAGGTGCTTTTTGGGGTAAACCAACTTGGGGTGCTTGGTGGGTGTGGGATGCACGTTTAACCTCTGAACTTATTCTATTATTTTTATACATAGGCTATATGTCTTTGCAAGCAGCCATTGATGATACAAGGCGCTCAGATCGTGCAAGTGCAATATTGGCTATTGTTGGCGCGATTAATGTGCCCATTATTTACTTTTCGGTTAAATGGTGGAATACGCTACATCAAGGCTCTTCTATTAATTTAACAACATCACCTTCTATGGCTGCCATTATGCTTAAAGGGATGTTAATTATGGCCCTCGGTTTTTGGTTATATAGTATTGCCGTTATTTTGGTGCGAGTAAGGCGAGAAATAGAAGATAGAGCGCGCAATACTGCCTGGTTAAACGAATTTAAGGAATAGAAATGTATTGGAAAAGTGTCGACGACTTTTTGCAAATGGGTGGTTATGCCTTTTATGTTTGGGTCTCTTTTGGTATTAGCTTTGGATGCATGGCAATAGAGTTGTTGCTTTTACGTGCACGTCGATTAAGTAATGAAAAAATAAAGGACTTGTTATAAATGAAATCACGCCACAAACGCATTGCCATTATTTTGGTAGGTATTGCATTACTCGCCATTGCAACCACTTTATTGTTGCAATCTTTTCAAAGTAATTTAGTCTTTTTTTTCTCGCCGACAGAGGTCTCTCAAGGTAAAGCACCTAAGCAAGGTAATTTTCGCATAGGAGGCATGGTAGAAGCCGGGAGCGTTAAACGCCAAGGTACAGAAGTCGCTTTCAAGATTACAGACACGGCTAAAACCATGAGTGTTGTTTATACAGGCATTTTGCCTGATCTATTTAAAGAAGGTAAAGGTGTAGTAGTGCAAGGTAAACAAGGAGAAAATGGCGTTTTTATCGCAGACCAGGTTTTAGCAAAACATGATGAAAACTATATGCCCCCAGAGGCTGCTGACGCATTAGAGAAAGGTAAGTTATATAACCAATCCTTCGAAAATAAAGCGGCAAAAGGAGACATGAAATGATGCCAGATATAGGCCACTATGCATTGATGCTTGCCCTAGTCGTCGCGCTGTTGCAAGGGGTTTTACCGTTAATT
This region of Methylophilaceae bacterium genomic DNA includes:
- a CDS encoding heme ABC transporter permease; protein product: MNLFKYASPQTFYPLAGKLIPWLAMLATVFILYGLYIGLLVAPTDFQQGDSYRIIYVHVPAAWFSMFLYIVMAGYAILGLTLNAKLSYMMAKSIAPTGAMFTFVALITGAFWGKPTWGAWWVWDARLTSELILLFLYIGYMSLQAAIDDTRRSDRASAILAIVGAINVPIIYFSVKWWNTLHQGSSINLTTSPSMAAIMLKGMLIMALGFWLYSIAVILVRVRREIEDRARNTAWLNEFKE
- the ccmE gene encoding cytochrome c maturation protein CcmE — translated: MKSRHKRIAIILVGIALLAIATTLLLQSFQSNLVFFFSPTEVSQGKAPKQGNFRIGGMVEAGSVKRQGTEVAFKITDTAKTMSVVYTGILPDLFKEGKGVVVQGKQGENGVFIADQVLAKHDENYMPPEAADALEKGKLYNQSFENKAAKGDMK
- the ccmD gene encoding heme exporter protein CcmD is translated as MYWKSVDDFLQMGGYAFYVWVSFGISFGCMAIELLLLRARRLSNEKIKDLL